The following are from one region of the Arachis duranensis cultivar V14167 chromosome 10, aradu.V14167.gnm2.J7QH, whole genome shotgun sequence genome:
- the LOC107469072 gene encoding uncharacterized protein LOC107469072 isoform X1, whose translation MAAAAPLAAGSGNVAAGENCLGHGNHRRRGCRGRNSSLLPLEVAVGLPLNRFIDRHCSGSAAPSSFVLLWLPREWLGAKVAVIGDLGLREEIPVTRLGYGIAF comes from the exons ATGGCCGCCGCCGCGCCTTTGGCTGCCGGGAGCGGTAATGTGGCCGCCGGAGAAAACTGCCTTGGCCACGGAAACCATCGCCG TCGCGGTTGTCGTGGTCGGAATTCGTCTCTGCTGCCGCTTGAGGTGGCTGTCGGGCTACCGTTGAACCGGTTCATAGACCGCCACTGTTCCGGTTCAGCCGCTCCTTCTTCGTTCG TGTTGTTGTGGTTACCGCGGGAGTGGCTTGGAGCCAAGGTTGCAGTTATTGGTGATCTCGGTTTAAGAGAGGAGATTCCTGTGACGCGTTTGGGTTATGGaattgcgttttga